A single region of the Gracilibacillus caseinilyticus genome encodes:
- a CDS encoding immunoglobulin-like domain-containing protein: MQTSFTKKPWCLLILLILLTVTGSIIGMQQSQAEVVTKTITIDGENVDPHNRFKGFGTVSGNNTSRLLLDYKEEHPDQYWEIMNQLFNKDTGAGLTHVKVELGADINSSSGTEPATMRFEDEPANVLRGAGFQFAADAKSINPDITTEILRWGEPRWTWESAANHEYEDRYQWYKQTIDAVYEEYGFKLDYIGISQNERAQNGNGRNEVEWLKYFTTHIKDEPNYEADYQDIKLVAADGYRDTATISRTLLDNPDLIDEIDVISSHYGLTGSTELNTLQEQLKEEGKKPKEVWVSEGISPMINARYRDNMEPDYNGLGGRAGIIDVTSRIISVYSWEGANDQPLNAVSFDFQPSVAAFYQGAQYNPKQLISAFDPWSGFYEADGGIQGVRHVMNFTEHDDLSTGKNERWQYVQDATFSDGDFFDGGVDVDTSTHNYMTLKDPETDDYTTVFANNTNDTRSYTIEAKNLSGKENAEVFVWETKGPSEGEAYDANWFKNVDVIQPEEGVYQVEVKPYSIVTITTLDKAAEIDGFEYQSDPVDLAEDTIMSLPYSDDFEYDEYPLDEQDRDYVDRRGGTPRYTTDQIGAFEVVKQATKQAEDGSFEKEPLDIPEAEAHGNMLQQKMTTDIIGADWAVWGGTDGAAADVNPNTNIGDFRWVNYKASFDFLLDTHTETVQGRDNYALIGVRQVKAGWSDSQATYNAKIFADGKYEISKMGSVVKQGTTEGFDNSVWHRLAFEAKENVFTLYLDGEPIATYTDEDATVMAGRVTLGTGYYETLIDNLSIEPIEGYPYKSLKVDNAQGQIYRSEGAALNNEDEWNPIGYVGDWEFMQSGYAHFNRTQMTTSSDYPVWNGYLVEHTDTTSEQGTLHKVFYSGDWGSNSSNAWGNDGDSFEITFEGNAIRLYGETNPNNGTADVYLDGELVGEANYLNNSSIVKEVWSAEDLEDTEHTLKVVSKESYTSFVKAEIDTDKPIDAESVTTLAPNDFTAITEDAEIGSQENTVYAYRENGNTWGANDNNAWANFNDNPYIYIHFTGTGIDYLAGSDNATTYQFELDGEVAGNYDVGEDGIRYSVRDLEDKEHTLKVSLGDNEVKETYMDYRGVNIYSTPEQSDNKLIFDFEGSGFNLFGATPDALMDVYIDGEQIEQDYRVDAKGDRQTFYHIRGLDVEQHTAEIVVKGGGLTLDGMDVISEASTSDDTDPDEPTEPLEDQLLAHYDMSVSGDHLIDITENEMDASLVGFTSEDVKQEDGVKVLPFAGDESKYVSLPKGLITDESFTIETTFKTSTGANHWLYSIGTKQGNWPNVNNYIFLNPNQADNTVRFGIKDEETELLFQDASISTEEYNTFTAAFEEGNISLYLNDVPVGSIQHDYIVQNILKNGVTDGEDFIGYIGKSLYNTDPPFEGILKDFKVYNYTLSEQEITGYSDQELVEQAKAELSLESEVTKDLSLPNQVKVNGLTADVSWESNNETYLSKEGSVTRPAYDEGDQEVVLTATITIGESTAKKEFTITVKRLPQDTDLLKEAAAALKVYNINDVRGNITLPTEGENGTVISWKSEDESMISNTGEVTRPANGKGDEEVNLKATITLNDQTIIKSFVANVKELPKEKDYKGYLFSYFTGESTADGEQIYFALSEGNDPLHWQELNNGEPVITSDMGEKGLRDPFIIRSPEGDKFYMIATDLKIHGNGDWGRAQTEGSRSIMVWESTDLINWSEQRMVEVAPKEAGNTWAPEIFYDKSIGKYVIFWASKLYDSEENRNSGDSYQRMMYTTTRDFHTFSEPEIYLDYGYSVIDTTMIEDAGKIYRFTKDERGNDPENAPNGKFILQESGDSVLDPNFELITEGIGKGTISQGEGPAIFKSNTEDKWYLFIDEFGGRGYIPFETTDLASGEWRISEEYDLPDSPRHGTVLPVTQEEYDALLENIPSEIENDVVSVNGISVEQSEVTLATGEEASINVKVEPADAANQNVWYSSNNPEVVSVTEDGVMKAVGEGGALVTVTSADGGYTAVVSVTVLDKEEPEPPVVDTELTLGQSQKVFAGENYTINGISARIKMPEDLPAGTMITVHPLEVKDTNYAELMIAGEAFDVEMEYPDHATEPTGEFTIFLGYQTGADTDEIAIYYYNASEDIWEHVGGNTDEENQVISLNVSHFSSYGVFAEAAEDTSDEDNSDNEADSNDNTDQSSEDEEASDQQSTDQTSDENEKGETGSDQHDKQESTEKENKSDEQLPNTATNIFSYLGASIIFLLIGVAIIVIRRKAVK; this comes from the coding sequence TTATTATTAGATTATAAAGAAGAGCATCCTGATCAATATTGGGAAATCATGAATCAATTATTTAATAAAGATACAGGTGCAGGATTAACTCATGTAAAAGTGGAGTTAGGTGCTGATATTAATTCATCATCAGGAACGGAGCCAGCTACAATGCGATTTGAGGACGAGCCGGCTAATGTATTACGAGGAGCAGGGTTCCAATTTGCTGCAGATGCTAAATCGATTAATCCTGATATAACGACAGAAATTTTGCGCTGGGGTGAGCCGCGTTGGACGTGGGAATCAGCCGCAAATCATGAGTATGAAGACCGCTATCAATGGTATAAACAAACGATTGATGCGGTATATGAAGAATATGGCTTTAAGTTGGATTATATCGGAATCTCTCAAAACGAGAGAGCACAAAATGGGAATGGCAGAAATGAAGTAGAGTGGCTGAAATATTTCACAACCCATATTAAAGATGAACCGAATTATGAAGCAGATTATCAAGATATAAAACTGGTTGCTGCGGATGGTTATCGAGATACTGCCACTATCAGTCGTACGTTACTGGATAATCCTGATTTAATAGATGAAATTGATGTGATCAGTTCTCATTATGGATTAACTGGTTCGACTGAATTAAACACGTTACAGGAACAATTAAAAGAAGAGGGCAAAAAGCCAAAAGAAGTCTGGGTATCAGAAGGGATTTCTCCAATGATCAATGCAAGGTATCGCGACAACATGGAACCTGATTATAATGGTTTGGGCGGCCGTGCAGGGATTATTGATGTAACTTCCCGAATTATCTCTGTCTATTCATGGGAAGGGGCAAATGATCAACCATTAAATGCGGTGTCCTTTGACTTTCAGCCGTCGGTTGCAGCTTTTTATCAAGGTGCACAATACAATCCAAAGCAACTAATTAGTGCATTTGATCCTTGGTCCGGTTTTTATGAAGCGGATGGTGGTATTCAAGGTGTCAGACATGTCATGAATTTTACAGAACATGATGATTTATCCACCGGGAAAAATGAACGCTGGCAATATGTCCAAGATGCCACCTTTAGTGATGGAGATTTTTTTGATGGCGGTGTTGATGTCGATACAAGTACACATAACTATATGACATTGAAAGACCCTGAAACGGATGATTATACGACCGTGTTTGCAAACAATACCAATGACACTCGGTCTTATACAATTGAAGCAAAAAATTTAAGCGGTAAAGAAAATGCCGAAGTATTTGTTTGGGAAACGAAAGGGCCTAGTGAAGGAGAGGCGTATGATGCGAACTGGTTCAAAAATGTTGATGTCATACAGCCTGAAGAGGGTGTTTATCAAGTAGAGGTTAAGCCATATTCGATTGTGACAATCACTACGTTGGATAAGGCAGCAGAAATTGATGGTTTTGAATATCAGTCAGATCCTGTTGACTTAGCAGAAGATACCATTATGTCATTACCATATAGCGATGATTTCGAATATGATGAATATCCGCTTGATGAACAGGATCGTGATTATGTTGATAGAAGAGGTGGGACACCCCGGTATACAACGGATCAAATTGGAGCTTTCGAAGTAGTTAAACAAGCAACCAAACAAGCGGAAGATGGCAGTTTTGAAAAAGAACCTCTTGATATTCCGGAGGCAGAAGCACACGGAAATATGCTTCAACAAAAAATGACAACTGATATCATAGGAGCGGATTGGGCTGTTTGGGGAGGAACAGATGGAGCAGCAGCGGATGTTAATCCGAATACGAATATAGGAGATTTTCGTTGGGTGAACTATAAAGCATCCTTTGACTTTCTATTAGATACACATACGGAGACGGTACAAGGAAGAGATAACTATGCGCTTATCGGAGTCCGTCAAGTGAAAGCAGGCTGGAGTGATTCTCAGGCAACCTATAATGCCAAAATATTTGCAGATGGAAAATACGAGATTTCAAAAATGGGAAGTGTAGTCAAACAAGGAACAACCGAAGGTTTTGATAACAGTGTTTGGCATCGATTAGCCTTTGAGGCCAAAGAAAATGTGTTTACACTTTATTTAGATGGTGAACCAATTGCAACGTACACTGATGAGGATGCAACTGTAATGGCTGGGCGAGTTACGCTTGGAACAGGCTATTATGAAACATTGATTGATAATTTGAGCATTGAACCAATTGAAGGCTATCCATATAAATCCTTGAAAGTAGATAATGCGCAAGGACAAATCTATCGATCAGAAGGAGCGGCCTTAAATAATGAAGACGAATGGAATCCAATTGGTTATGTGGGAGATTGGGAGTTTATGCAATCTGGCTATGCCCATTTTAATCGTACACAAATGACAACATCCAGTGATTATCCAGTTTGGAACGGTTATCTCGTTGAACATACGGATACCACGTCGGAACAAGGAACGCTTCATAAAGTTTTCTATTCAGGAGATTGGGGTTCCAATAGCAGCAATGCTTGGGGAAATGATGGCGATTCCTTTGAGATTACCTTTGAAGGAAATGCCATTCGGTTGTATGGAGAAACAAATCCTAACAACGGAACGGCGGATGTATATTTAGACGGAGAGCTTGTTGGTGAAGCAAATTATTTAAATAACAGTTCGATTGTAAAAGAAGTATGGTCTGCTGAGGATCTTGAGGATACCGAGCATACGCTGAAAGTGGTTTCGAAAGAATCTTACACAAGTTTTGTTAAAGCAGAAATTGATACAGATAAACCAATTGATGCAGAATCTGTTACAACATTAGCACCAAATGATTTTACTGCCATTACTGAAGATGCAGAGATAGGCAGTCAAGAAAATACTGTGTATGCCTACAGGGAAAACGGTAATACCTGGGGAGCTAACGATAATAATGCTTGGGCTAATTTCAATGATAACCCGTATATTTACATTCATTTTACTGGAACTGGGATTGATTATTTAGCAGGCAGTGATAATGCCACGACTTACCAGTTTGAATTGGATGGAGAAGTTGCAGGTAATTATGATGTCGGTGAAGATGGTATACGTTATTCTGTTCGTGATCTGGAGGATAAGGAGCATACGTTAAAAGTTTCGCTCGGAGATAATGAAGTGAAAGAAACATATATGGATTACCGAGGTGTCAATATTTATTCTACGCCTGAACAAAGTGATAATAAATTAATCTTTGACTTTGAAGGTAGCGGTTTTAACCTGTTTGGTGCAACTCCTGACGCCTTGATGGATGTATATATCGATGGTGAGCAAATAGAGCAGGATTACCGTGTTGATGCTAAAGGGGATCGACAAACATTTTATCACATAAGAGGATTGGATGTTGAACAGCATACTGCCGAAATCGTTGTAAAAGGTGGAGGGCTGACATTAGATGGTATGGATGTAATCAGTGAAGCTAGTACATCAGATGATACAGATCCAGATGAACCAACAGAACCATTAGAGGATCAATTGTTAGCCCATTATGATATGTCTGTGTCAGGTGATCATTTAATAGACATAACAGAGAATGAAATGGATGCCAGTTTGGTAGGATTTACATCAGAGGATGTCAAACAGGAAGACGGCGTCAAAGTTTTGCCTTTTGCTGGAGATGAATCGAAATATGTTAGCTTGCCGAAAGGTTTAATTACTGATGAATCATTTACGATTGAAACAACATTTAAGACAAGCACAGGTGCCAATCACTGGCTATATAGCATTGGAACGAAACAAGGGAACTGGCCGAACGTCAACAATTATATTTTCTTAAATCCGAATCAGGCGGATAACACGGTTCGTTTTGGTATAAAAGACGAAGAAACAGAGTTATTGTTCCAAGATGCGAGCATCAGCACGGAAGAATATAATACGTTTACGGCAGCATTTGAAGAAGGTAACATTTCGCTGTATCTAAATGATGTACCAGTCGGTTCCATTCAACATGACTATATCGTACAAAATATTTTGAAGAATGGTGTGACAGATGGAGAGGATTTTATCGGTTATATTGGCAAATCACTTTATAATACAGATCCACCATTTGAAGGAATCTTAAAGGATTTTAAAGTATACAACTATACGCTGAGTGAACAAGAAATTACTGGATATAGCGATCAGGAGCTTGTTGAACAGGCTAAAGCGGAATTGAGTTTGGAAAGTGAAGTAACCAAAGATCTTTCTTTGCCTAACCAGGTAAAAGTAAACGGATTAACAGCAGATGTTAGCTGGGAATCCAATAATGAAACCTATCTGTCAAAAGAGGGATCGGTAACTCGTCCAGCTTATGATGAAGGAGACCAAGAAGTGGTATTAACTGCAACGATAACAATAGGAGAAAGCACTGCGAAAAAAGAATTCACAATTACGGTCAAGCGTTTGCCACAAGATACCGACTTATTGAAAGAAGCTGCAGCGGCATTAAAAGTGTATAACATCAATGATGTACGAGGTAACATCACGTTGCCAACAGAAGGTGAAAATGGTACCGTCATCAGCTGGAAGTCAGAAGATGAATCAATGATCAGTAATACTGGAGAGGTTACTCGTCCTGCCAACGGAAAAGGAGATGAGGAGGTTAACCTGAAAGCTACTATTACACTAAATGACCAGACTATTATTAAATCTTTTGTCGCAAATGTAAAGGAATTGCCGAAAGAAAAAGATTACAAAGGATATTTATTCAGTTATTTTACAGGAGAAAGTACTGCAGATGGTGAGCAAATATATTTTGCCTTAAGTGAGGGCAATGATCCCTTACATTGGCAGGAGTTAAATAATGGAGAGCCGGTTATTACGTCTGATATGGGTGAAAAAGGTTTACGGGATCCATTTATCATTCGATCACCCGAAGGCGATAAATTTTATATGATTGCAACGGATCTGAAAATCCATGGAAATGGTGACTGGGGAAGAGCACAGACTGAAGGCAGCAGATCGATCATGGTCTGGGAATCAACAGACCTTATTAATTGGTCTGAACAAAGAATGGTCGAAGTAGCTCCGAAAGAAGCAGGAAACACATGGGCTCCAGAAATTTTCTATGATAAATCCATCGGAAAATACGTTATTTTCTGGGCGTCCAAATTGTATGATAGTGAAGAAAACAGAAACTCCGGGGACAGCTATCAACGAATGATGTATACGACTACTCGTGATTTCCATACCTTTAGTGAACCAGAAATTTATCTGGATTATGGTTATTCTGTGATTGATACAACAATGATTGAGGATGCCGGAAAAATCTATCGTTTTACCAAAGATGAACGAGGGAATGATCCGGAAAACGCTCCAAATGGCAAATTTATTTTACAAGAATCAGGTGATTCTGTACTGGACCCGAATTTTGAGTTAATAACAGAAGGAATCGGAAAAGGAACGATCAGCCAAGGAGAAGGCCCAGCCATTTTTAAATCAAATACCGAGGATAAATGGTACTTGTTCATTGATGAATTTGGAGGGCGAGGATATATTCCTTTTGAAACGACTGATTTAGCGTCGGGTGAATGGCGGATCTCAGAAGAATATGATTTACCTGACAGTCCCCGTCATGGTACAGTCTTGCCAGTGACGCAGGAGGAGTATGACGCATTATTGGAGAATATTCCAAGTGAAATAGAAAATGATGTGGTCTCCGTTAATGGAATATCTGTAGAGCAGTCGGAAGTAACACTAGCAACGGGAGAAGAAGCATCGATTAATGTGAAGGTAGAGCCAGCAGATGCGGCAAATCAAAACGTGTGGTACAGCAGCAATAATCCCGAAGTCGTATCAGTGACTGAAGACGGTGTGATGAAGGCAGTTGGAGAAGGAGGGGCACTGGTGACAGTCACTTCAGCAGATGGCGGCTATACGGCAGTTGTCAGCGTAACCGTTTTGGATAAGGAAGAGCCAGAGCCGCCTGTGGTGGATACAGAATTAACATTAGGTCAATCCCAGAAAGTTTTTGCCGGAGAGAATTATACGATTAATGGTATAAGTGCCCGAATTAAGATGCCGGAAGATTTACCAGCAGGTACGATGATAACCGTTCATCCACTTGAGGTGAAGGATACAAATTATGCTGAACTAATGATAGCAGGCGAAGCATTTGATGTGGAAATGGAGTATCCGGATCATGCAACAGAGCCGACAGGTGAATTTACAATCTTTTTAGGGTATCAAACGGGAGCAGATACAGATGAAATTGCAATCTATTATTATAATGCATCAGAGGATATATGGGAGCATGTTGGTGGAAACACTGATGAAGAAAATCAAGTAATTTCATTGAATGTTTCGCATTTCTCCAGCTATGGTGTGTTTGCAGAAGCAGCGGAGGATACTTCTGATGAGGACAACTCAGACAATGAAGCAGATTCCAATGATAATACAGATCAATCGTCAGAAGACGAGGAGGCAAGTGATCAACAATCAACAGATCAGACTTCTGACGAGAATGAAAAAGGAGAAACTGGATCTGATCAACATGATAAACAGGAATCAACTGAAAAAGAAAATAAATCCGATGAGCAACTGCCTAATACAGCAACCAATATATTTAGTTATCTAGGAGCAAGTATTATTTTCCTGTTGATTGGTGTTGCGATCATCGTTATAAGAAGAAAAGCTGTAAAATAA